A genomic segment from Candidatus Leptovillus gracilis encodes:
- a CDS encoding ornithine carbamoyltransferase, with protein MVTEGLKGRDFLRLQDFTKAELETMLELGLQLKADNTMRRAHDTILPRRTLFMMFFNPSLRTRNSFEAGIFQLGGHGHFLEPSSTRLPTLEGEDLGYASERISDVARVLSRMGDAIAIRILGDVVGWEYDKSFRIIEEFAKWSHAPVINMEDNKYHPCQGMADAMALWELYGKNLNGRKVAVTWTYGSSPKKPIAPHHDFMYMASLFGADLVFARPPEMRIDPGIENDIRANALASGGTYQVVENMEDACENADVVYAKNYVCLDLLPPVTAQPEKDEMMKLFGKYKNWIADEARMNLAKPTAQYMHCLPCERGAEVSDAVLDGKWGDTCFNEAENRLHAQKGVMAAIMP; from the coding sequence ATGGTTACTGAAGGATTAAAAGGGCGGGACTTTTTGCGCCTGCAAGATTTCACGAAAGCGGAACTGGAGACCATGCTGGAATTGGGCCTGCAACTGAAGGCGGACAATACCATGCGCCGCGCCCATGACACGATTCTACCGCGACGCACATTGTTCATGATGTTCTTCAACCCCAGCCTGCGCACGCGCAACAGCTTTGAGGCCGGTATCTTCCAGTTGGGCGGCCACGGCCATTTTCTGGAACCATCGTCTACACGGCTGCCAACCCTGGAAGGCGAAGACCTGGGCTACGCCTCCGAGCGCATCTCCGACGTGGCGCGCGTCCTCTCGCGCATGGGCGACGCCATCGCCATCCGTATTCTGGGTGACGTGGTGGGTTGGGAATATGACAAGAGCTTCCGTATCATTGAAGAATTTGCCAAATGGTCACATGCGCCGGTGATTAATATGGAAGACAACAAATATCACCCCTGCCAGGGCATGGCCGACGCGATGGCGTTGTGGGAGTTGTATGGCAAGAATTTGAACGGCCGTAAAGTCGCCGTTACCTGGACCTATGGCTCCAGCCCTAAAAAACCCATCGCCCCTCACCACGATTTCATGTACATGGCCAGCCTCTTTGGCGCCGACCTGGTCTTTGCCCGGCCGCCCGAAATGCGCATTGATCCCGGCATCGAGAACGACATTCGCGCCAACGCTCTCGCCAGCGGCGGTACGTATCAGGTCGTCGAAAACATGGAAGACGCCTGCGAAAATGCCGACGTGGTCTACGCCAAGAATTACGTTTGCCTGGACCTGCTGCCGCCCGTCACCGCACAGCCGGAAAAAGACGAGATGATGAAACTGTTCGGCAAATACAAGAATTGGATCGCCGACGAAGCACGCATGAATCTCGCCAAACCGACCGCCCAATACATGCACTGCCTGCCCTGCGAACGCGGCGCGGAAGTGTCCGACGCTGTGTTGGATGGCAAGTGGGGCGACACCTGCTTTAACGAAGCGGAAAACCGTTTGCACGCGCAAAAAGGTGTGATGGCCGCGATTATGCCGTAA
- a CDS encoding FAD-binding oxidoreductase: MTKKRIGIVGGGIIGTAVAYHLTHHYEDAEVFLFEKNTIGSGTTAKSAGTHCLIDDSVPHEFWSIRLFGFKFYTDLEKQFPGSTGFEQTGTLLIAPYPEYEKYALQAVDLAVASGYQAEYWKDPEKIRTIIPDLTLDGVLGAAYSPDDGFFDPTMISNTLARLSREKGATVMIGTEVQTVNMVNNKVTGVDTTKGHFDLDVLVDATGPWAPFFGQKVGLDLPIIHTKAEVFILEPAESLGYPFPVLKYPRFYARKDKDNVFICKAHLTMDLNNPDHAGLWNPDDLPMTGGTDPYFWDFLTEELMQHYPRLLESSVANDWVGYRAEPKDYMPVLGPTSVDGYVLAIGAGGNGVIEGPTIGRDIARYIMTGETSFFIDKLPLSRFDDPARLEKHHKVTW, translated from the coding sequence ATGACAAAAAAGCGCATTGGCATTGTGGGCGGCGGCATTATTGGTACGGCCGTTGCCTACCACCTCACCCACCATTACGAAGACGCCGAAGTCTTTCTCTTTGAAAAGAACACCATCGGCTCTGGCACAACCGCCAAATCGGCCGGCACCCACTGCCTCATAGACGACTCTGTGCCGCACGAATTCTGGTCCATCCGCCTCTTTGGCTTCAAATTCTACACCGACCTGGAAAAACAGTTCCCCGGCTCCACTGGTTTTGAACAAACCGGCACGCTGCTCATTGCCCCTTACCCCGAATACGAGAAGTACGCCCTCCAGGCCGTAGACCTGGCCGTCGCCTCCGGCTACCAGGCCGAATACTGGAAAGACCCGGAAAAAATTCGCACCATCATCCCCGACCTGACTCTGGATGGCGTTTTGGGCGCGGCTTACAGCCCCGACGACGGTTTCTTCGACCCCACCATGATCTCCAACACCCTGGCCCGCCTCTCGCGGGAAAAAGGGGCCACCGTCATGATTGGCACGGAAGTGCAAACGGTCAACATGGTCAACAACAAAGTCACCGGCGTAGACACCACCAAAGGCCACTTCGACCTGGACGTGCTGGTAGACGCCACCGGCCCCTGGGCGCCCTTCTTCGGCCAGAAAGTGGGCCTGGATTTGCCCATCATCCACACCAAAGCCGAAGTGTTCATTCTGGAACCGGCCGAAAGTCTGGGCTACCCCTTCCCCGTCCTCAAATACCCGCGCTTCTACGCCCGCAAAGATAAGGACAACGTCTTCATCTGCAAAGCCCACCTGACGATGGATCTCAACAATCCCGACCACGCCGGTCTGTGGAATCCGGATGATCTGCCCATGACCGGCGGCACAGACCCCTACTTCTGGGACTTCCTGACCGAAGAGCTGATGCAGCATTATCCCCGGCTGCTGGAATCTTCCGTCGCCAACGACTGGGTGGGCTATCGGGCCGAACCGAAAGATTACATGCCGGTATTGGGGCCGACCTCGGTAGACGGGTATGTATTGGCGATTGGCGCCGGCGGCAACGGCGTCATCGAAGGGCCAACCATCGGCCGTGACATTGCCCGCTACATTATGACCGGCGAAACGTCGTTCTTCATTGACAAGCTGCCTCTCTCACGCTTCGACGATCCGGCCAGATTGGAAAAGCACCACAAAGTGACGTGGTAG
- a CDS encoding FAD-dependent oxidoreductase yields MEKFDAIVVGAGPAGATAAYLLAQAGMQVVVIERGATPGSKNVSGALLFSQIYNELFPNFWESAPVERAIVGHSIAFLGQETSVTLDYRDLDPTHTPHNAYSVLRACFDPWMAQQAEDAGAMLLPGYTVERLLVENGRVTGIHAGGDDLLADVVVVAEGTRSQLLKQAGLRDDFYAGDVSIGVKEVIALPEEIITNRFQCLTADEGVAYTCVGHTGGVEGGGFLYTNKETLSVGVVVKIDALYKSQRQPHEILDEFKSHPFINRLVHGGKVVEYSAQAIHRGGVHLIPQLYGDGYVVVGSAARLLLNNVMTLRGMDVAVASAAAAAKAILAAREKGDYSRASLAAYEQFFKQTDVYQDMVTFKETYALLENKRLFNVYPDLISGVMDDMFSVKARPGKKAYRALRDNMHDELTLWQMLKDMAQIGRGLVR; encoded by the coding sequence ATGGAAAAATTTGACGCCATTGTCGTCGGCGCTGGGCCGGCGGGCGCGACGGCCGCTTATCTGCTGGCGCAGGCCGGGATGCAGGTGGTGGTGATTGAGCGCGGCGCGACGCCAGGCAGTAAAAATGTCTCCGGCGCGCTGCTGTTCAGCCAGATTTACAACGAGTTGTTCCCCAACTTTTGGGAAAGCGCGCCGGTGGAACGGGCGATTGTCGGCCACAGTATTGCTTTTCTGGGGCAGGAAACGTCGGTTACGCTGGATTACCGTGACCTGGACCCCACCCACACACCGCACAACGCCTACAGCGTGCTGCGCGCCTGCTTTGATCCCTGGATGGCGCAGCAGGCTGAAGATGCCGGGGCGATGTTGCTGCCGGGTTATACGGTAGAGAGACTGCTGGTGGAAAACGGCCGTGTCACCGGCATTCACGCGGGTGGCGACGATTTACTCGCCGACGTCGTCGTGGTGGCCGAAGGCACACGCTCGCAACTGCTCAAACAGGCCGGGCTGCGCGACGATTTTTATGCCGGGGATGTCTCCATCGGTGTGAAAGAAGTCATCGCCCTGCCGGAAGAAATCATCACCAACCGCTTCCAATGCCTGACGGCCGATGAAGGCGTGGCCTACACCTGCGTCGGCCACACCGGCGGTGTAGAAGGCGGTGGTTTCCTCTATACCAACAAAGAAACGCTGTCGGTGGGTGTGGTCGTCAAAATTGACGCCCTCTACAAGAGCCAGCGCCAGCCGCACGAAATTCTGGACGAATTTAAATCCCACCCGTTTATCAACCGCCTGGTTCATGGCGGCAAAGTGGTCGAATACTCCGCCCAGGCCATTCATCGCGGCGGCGTGCATCTCATCCCGCAGTTGTATGGGGATGGCTACGTAGTCGTCGGCAGCGCCGCCCGTCTGCTGCTGAACAACGTGATGACCTTACGCGGCATGGACGTGGCCGTGGCTTCGGCGGCGGCAGCGGCCAAAGCGATTCTGGCGGCCAGAGAAAAAGGCGATTATTCCCGCGCATCGCTGGCGGCCTATGAACAATTCTTCAAACAAACCGACGTGTACCAGGACATGGTGACGTTCAAAGAGACTTACGCGCTGCTGGAAAACAAGCGTCTCTTCAACGTGTATCCCGATCTGATCAGCGGCGTGATGGATGACATGTTTTCTGTGAAGGCGCGGCCGGGCAAAAAAGCGTACCGCGCCCTGCGCGACAACATGCACGACGAACTGACGCTGTGGCAAATGCTGAAAGACATGGCGCAGATAGGGAGAGGATTGGTCCGATGA
- the allB gene encoding allantoinase AllB — protein MAADLYLKNGRFITETGEFYGGMVIQGGKIAQLVGGDTAVAAHQEIDLKGKIVLPGLVDDHVHFNEPGREHWEGYTTGSMAAAAGGITTVMEMPLNATPPTINLQHLQHKQTAVLHKAVVDYALWGGLVDNNVTDLADMHAAGVIGFKGFMSSSGVDFARIDDDVLYAGLREAARLGTLVAVHAENEHVTALLGRELRADGRTDRAAWHESRPPAAELEALKRAIYWAGVTNGRLHVVHVTLAEGMRAAKAAKEAGVHVTVETCPHYLYFDEADFVRIGPAAKCAPPLRSRDEVEALWCCVLSGLVDTIASDHSPCPWADKEPGLDNIWQAWGGISGVQTLLPVLLTEGVHKRGLTLPQLVRLTSANPARIFGLYPRKGSLLPGADADLVVVDLDAEWELAAEDLFYRHKHSAYVGCQFKGKVEQTWVRGKLVYENGRVCAEPGYGQFLRRNKLERHEVG, from the coding sequence ATGGCGGCGGATTTGTACTTGAAGAACGGCCGTTTCATCACAGAAACCGGTGAATTTTATGGCGGCATGGTTATCCAGGGTGGGAAGATTGCCCAGTTGGTTGGTGGGGATACGGCTGTTGCCGCCCACCAGGAAATTGACCTGAAAGGCAAAATCGTCTTGCCCGGTCTGGTAGACGACCACGTCCACTTCAACGAACCTGGCCGCGAACATTGGGAAGGCTACACCACTGGCAGCATGGCCGCCGCCGCCGGTGGCATTACCACCGTCATGGAAATGCCGCTGAACGCCACCCCGCCGACCATTAATCTGCAACATTTGCAACACAAGCAAACGGCCGTTCTCCACAAAGCGGTGGTGGATTATGCCCTCTGGGGCGGGCTGGTAGACAACAACGTAACCGACCTGGCCGATATGCACGCCGCCGGCGTCATCGGCTTCAAGGGCTTCATGAGCAGCAGCGGCGTAGATTTTGCCCGCATAGACGACGATGTGTTGTACGCCGGGCTGCGCGAGGCGGCCCGATTGGGCACCCTGGTGGCCGTTCACGCCGAAAACGAGCATGTGACAGCGCTATTGGGCCGGGAATTGCGGGCCGACGGCCGTACCGACCGCGCGGCCTGGCATGAATCGCGCCCACCGGCCGCCGAACTGGAAGCGCTCAAGCGGGCGATTTACTGGGCCGGCGTGACCAACGGCCGTTTGCACGTCGTTCACGTCACCCTGGCCGAAGGGATGCGCGCGGCGAAGGCAGCCAAAGAAGCAGGCGTCCACGTCACCGTGGAAACCTGCCCCCATTACCTCTATTTCGATGAGGCGGATTTTGTGCGTATTGGCCCGGCGGCCAAATGCGCCCCGCCGCTGCGCAGCCGCGACGAGGTGGAAGCCCTGTGGTGCTGCGTCCTGAGCGGCCTGGTAGACACCATCGCCTCCGACCACTCCCCCTGCCCCTGGGCCGACAAAGAACCAGGCCTGGACAACATCTGGCAGGCATGGGGCGGCATCAGCGGCGTGCAAACCCTGCTGCCGGTGCTGTTGACGGAAGGCGTTCACAAACGGGGTTTAACCCTGCCACAATTGGTCCGCCTGACCTCCGCCAATCCGGCGCGCATCTTTGGCCTCTACCCGCGCAAGGGTAGCCTGCTGCCGGGCGCGGATGCTGACCTGGTCGTGGTGGACCTGGACGCCGAATGGGAACTGGCCGCGGAGGATTTATTCTACAGACACAAGCACAGCGCCTATGTCGGCTGCCAGTTCAAAGGCAAAGTGGAGCAGACGTGGGTGCGCGGGAAGCTGGTGTATGAGAACGGCCGTGTCTGCGCCGAACCCGGTTACGGCCAATTCTTGCGCCGCAACAAATTAGAACGACATGAAGTTGGTTAG
- the ilvC gene encoding ketol-acid reductoisomerase — MESEKVYRDDDVDISILNNKVVAVLGYGIQGRPQALNFRDSGVKVIVGAGPRELYPDWDQAEEDGFDVYDIGEATRRADVVHVLLADPAQPGVYRESIHSNLRHGATLSFCHGFNVLYGSIKPPQDVNITLYVPNAPGHKVREKFLEGSGIYGAVSVEQDVTGDAREIVLAIAKAAGSTRVGVVELSFQHETEGDNFEEQVLYGGAIHLMKAVFDTMVENGYPPYFAYAKAIRSLRTVIDVMDDIGIEAYISERSSRTCEFAVRTSGPRVINYDEVKKIFQETERGEFAARWMEEWRLGMPRLHRLRRTGANSVMEKVGREWRKLFDKG, encoded by the coding sequence ATGGAGTCTGAAAAAGTATATCGTGACGACGACGTAGACATATCTATCTTGAACAACAAAGTTGTCGCTGTGCTTGGCTATGGCATTCAGGGCCGGCCGCAGGCGTTGAATTTTCGGGATAGCGGTGTCAAGGTCATCGTCGGGGCGGGGCCACGGGAGCTTTATCCAGATTGGGACCAGGCGGAAGAAGATGGTTTCGACGTGTACGACATCGGCGAGGCCACCCGGCGCGCCGACGTGGTGCATGTACTGCTGGCCGACCCGGCTCAGCCGGGCGTTTACCGGGAATCCATCCACTCCAACCTGCGGCACGGCGCAACCTTGAGCTTTTGTCACGGCTTCAACGTCCTTTACGGCTCCATCAAACCACCGCAGGATGTGAACATCACCCTCTACGTGCCGAATGCGCCCGGCCACAAAGTGCGCGAGAAGTTTCTGGAAGGCTCCGGCATTTACGGCGCGGTCAGCGTGGAACAAGACGTCACCGGCGATGCCCGCGAGATTGTGCTGGCAATTGCCAAAGCCGCCGGCAGCACCCGCGTCGGCGTGGTGGAACTCTCGTTTCAGCATGAAACTGAGGGCGACAACTTTGAAGAGCAGGTGCTTTACGGTGGGGCAATTCACCTGATGAAAGCGGTTTTCGACACGATGGTGGAAAACGGCTACCCGCCCTACTTTGCCTATGCCAAAGCCATCCGCTCGCTGCGCACGGTGATTGACGTGATGGATGATATCGGCATTGAAGCCTACATCTCGGAACGCAGCAGCCGCACCTGCGAATTTGCCGTGCGCACCAGCGGGCCGCGGGTGATCAATTACGACGAAGTCAAAAAGATTTTTCAGGAGACAGAGCGCGGCGAATTTGCCGCCCGTTGGATGGAAGAGTGGCGGTTGGGCATGCCCCGGCTGCATCGCCTGCGCCGTACCGGGGCAAACTCGGTTATGGAGAAGGTCGGTCGTGAATGGCGCAAGCTGTTTGATAAGGGTTAG
- a CDS encoding aspartate carbamoyltransferase: MQTATKIKTLNAMIDAIGFRGQSLLSINDLNNEQIYGLFELALALEPWNRSRIDLLPGSLMAALFFQPSTRTRMSFEAAMARLGGMVITEANPMVSSSAAKEESLADMMKVVSKYANVIVLRHPNDVEARDACTYSESPVISGGFGHWEHPTQALLDLYTLWRTQGRIDGVKVCIASSDLVAARTGHSMAYGLARLGAKVTLASPKANRIPVGVMEKITAVNGDVTEEFDFNQDSFNEMAAGMDLIYLPGCSAPKGAEAEEFKKLMDHYYVRHETLEKVRQEEGRVICVTHTLPRRAGEMDLRIDTTPSQQYFEAIAYSVSIRMALVASILG, from the coding sequence ATGCAAACAGCAACTAAAATCAAAACTCTTAACGCCATGATTGATGCTATTGGCTTTCGGGGACAAAGTCTCCTCTCCATAAATGATCTGAATAACGAACAGATCTATGGTTTGTTCGAGCTGGCCCTGGCTTTGGAACCCTGGAATCGCTCCCGAATTGATTTGTTGCCCGGCAGTCTGATGGCCGCGCTCTTTTTCCAGCCGAGCACACGTACCCGCATGAGCTTTGAGGCGGCGATGGCTCGTCTGGGTGGGATGGTTATTACGGAAGCCAACCCGATGGTCTCCTCGTCGGCCGCCAAAGAGGAAAGTCTGGCCGATATGATGAAGGTCGTTTCCAAATACGCCAACGTGATTGTGCTGCGCCACCCCAACGACGTCGAAGCCCGCGACGCCTGCACTTACTCCGAGTCGCCCGTTATTAGCGGTGGCTTTGGGCATTGGGAACATCCAACCCAGGCGCTGCTGGACCTGTACACCCTGTGGCGCACACAAGGTCGGATTGATGGGGTGAAAGTGTGCATTGCCAGTTCCGATCTGGTAGCGGCGCGCACCGGCCATTCCATGGCTTATGGCCTGGCTCGCCTGGGAGCCAAAGTCACGTTGGCCAGCCCGAAAGCCAACCGGATCCCCGTCGGAGTGATGGAAAAAATCACGGCCGTTAACGGCGATGTCACCGAAGAGTTCGATTTCAACCAGGACAGCTTTAATGAGATGGCGGCCGGTATGGACCTGATCTACTTGCCCGGTTGCAGCGCGCCCAAAGGGGCCGAAGCGGAAGAATTCAAGAAGCTGATGGACCATTACTACGTCCGTCACGAGACGCTGGAAAAAGTGCGGCAAGAAGAAGGGCGCGTGATTTGTGTCACCCACACACTGCCGCGCCGCGCCGGTGAAATGGACCTGCGGATTGATACCACCCCCAGCCAACAATATTTTGAAGCCATTGCCTACAGTGTCTCGATTCGTATGGCGCTGGTGGCGAGCATTTTGGGTTAA
- a CDS encoding cupin domain-containing protein yields MTKRVLAVDADVTTRNRAITKPGQYAILPRGARVLSTIPNFQNAVVQVMTTAALGARFVEHELLIQPGGGTIDPIQDNFEHFLFVIEGTVQFTLNGTAHAFTTGGYAWLPPQSSFALHNNGETLTRMLWLRRRYEPVDGIPVPAPIVANEQDVPALPEDTYVEKHLIPYDTELGYDMAFNLLIFDPGIYFSFVESHIMEHGLYMLDGRGVYFLNGDYIEVQKDDYIYMAPYCPQFFYATGWETGRYILYKDINRDYTAGL; encoded by the coding sequence ATGACCAAACGAGTCCTTGCCGTTGACGCGGACGTAACCACAAGAAATCGCGCCATCACCAAACCGGGGCAGTACGCCATTTTGCCACGTGGTGCGCGTGTATTGAGTACCATCCCCAATTTCCAGAATGCCGTCGTGCAGGTAATGACAACGGCCGCTTTAGGCGCCCGTTTCGTCGAACACGAACTGCTCATCCAGCCCGGCGGTGGCACGATTGACCCCATTCAGGATAATTTCGAGCATTTTCTCTTCGTCATCGAAGGGACTGTGCAGTTCACCCTGAACGGCACAGCCCACGCCTTCACCACCGGCGGCTACGCCTGGCTGCCGCCGCAATCCAGCTTTGCCTTACACAATAATGGCGAGACGCTGACGCGGATGCTCTGGCTGCGACGGCGCTATGAGCCGGTGGACGGTATCCCTGTACCCGCGCCCATCGTCGCCAACGAACAAGACGTGCCCGCGCTGCCGGAAGATACCTACGTCGAAAAGCACCTCATCCCCTATGACACGGAACTGGGCTACGACATGGCTTTCAACCTGCTGATTTTTGACCCCGGCATTTACTTCAGCTTTGTAGAATCGCACATCATGGAGCATGGGCTGTATATGCTGGACGGCCGTGGCGTCTATTTCCTCAATGGTGACTACATTGAAGTGCAGAAAGACGACTACATCTACATGGCGCCCTACTGCCCGCAGTTCTTCTACGCCACCGGCTGGGAAACAGGCCGTTACATTTTGTACAAAGACATCAACCGGGATTACACCGCCGGTTTATAA
- the arcC gene encoding carbamate kinase has protein sequence MEERLAVIAIGGNSLIADKQHQSIPDQYRAVEDTCVHIADMIEQGWTVAIGHGNGPQVGFVLRRSEIAFKVEGLHEVPLDFCGADTQGATGYALQQALYNEFLKRGIDKAVATVVTQVEVDRHDPAFQNPSKPIGTFMDADEAKSRREKDGWDVVEDAGRGWRRVVPSPLPMRVVEEPAVKNLMSAGMCVITVGGGGIPVVADESGKLKGIAAVIDKDYATSLLGNALNADLLIISTAVEKVALNFGKPNQHSLDTITLAEAKQYLAEGTHFAKGSMAPKIQACIWFLERGGKKAIITDPPNISRALRGETGTSIVA, from the coding sequence ATGGAAGAGAGATTGGCCGTCATCGCCATTGGTGGCAATTCGTTGATAGCGGACAAACAGCATCAATCTATCCCGGATCAATACCGGGCTGTGGAAGACACCTGCGTTCATATCGCCGACATGATTGAACAGGGGTGGACAGTAGCTATCGGGCATGGCAATGGCCCGCAGGTTGGTTTTGTGCTGCGGCGGTCGGAAATTGCCTTTAAGGTGGAAGGGTTACACGAAGTTCCGCTGGACTTTTGCGGCGCGGATACACAAGGCGCGACCGGTTACGCCTTGCAGCAAGCGCTGTACAACGAATTTCTGAAGCGTGGCATTGATAAAGCCGTGGCGACCGTGGTGACTCAGGTGGAAGTAGACCGTCACGATCCCGCTTTCCAGAACCCGTCCAAGCCGATTGGCACATTTATGGACGCCGACGAAGCGAAAAGCCGACGGGAGAAAGATGGTTGGGACGTGGTCGAAGACGCCGGCCGGGGCTGGCGGCGCGTTGTCCCCTCACCTTTGCCCATGCGTGTGGTCGAAGAACCGGCGGTCAAGAACCTCATGAGCGCTGGGATGTGCGTGATTACAGTCGGCGGTGGCGGCATTCCGGTGGTGGCCGATGAAAGCGGCAAGCTGAAAGGGATTGCGGCCGTCATTGATAAGGATTATGCCACTTCTCTGTTGGGCAATGCGTTGAACGCGGATTTGTTGATTATCAGCACGGCCGTTGAAAAAGTAGCCCTCAACTTTGGCAAACCCAACCAGCACTCACTGGACACCATCACCCTGGCCGAAGCCAAACAATATCTGGCCGAAGGCACGCACTTTGCCAAGGGCAGCATGGCTCCCAAGATTCAGGCCTGCATTTGGTTCCTGGAACGAGGCGGCAAAAAAGCCATCATCACCGACCCGCCCAACATCTCGCGGGCGCTGCGCGGCGAGACCGGGACGTCGATTGTGGCTTAG
- a CDS encoding electron transfer flavoprotein subunit alpha/FixB family protein → MMSKLFVYSEETGVLQELLGKASQSGFDQVVTAVFGSAAATAATLGEWGADVVYTVTDPGLETYNPETYTDALAGVIGLAGPDLVLVGATKRGLEVSGQVAERLELGAVSWCVDFTFDMASKTVTAVCLIYTGMGQNTYHITTHPALATVAPGTFQPQAFPGKTAEVVPAAVTVNAPRLHVLENNEKRETGRRLQDAPVIVDVGQGVKAREDLALAEELAQLLSGQVACSRPVSSERDWFPEWLGLSGLKLSPDLCLTLGISGSIQHMIGIRDSKLIVAVNKDEGAGIFAQADYGVHADLYQFVPALITAIKARSITKN, encoded by the coding sequence ATGATGTCCAAGTTATTTGTTTATTCTGAGGAAACGGGCGTTTTACAGGAATTATTAGGTAAAGCCAGCCAGTCCGGGTTTGATCAGGTGGTGACGGCCGTGTTTGGCTCCGCCGCCGCCACCGCCGCGACATTGGGCGAATGGGGCGCGGACGTTGTCTACACCGTCACCGACCCCGGCCTGGAGACCTACAATCCCGAAACCTATACCGACGCCCTGGCCGGTGTCATTGGTCTGGCGGGGCCAGACCTGGTGCTGGTGGGCGCGACCAAACGCGGCCTGGAAGTAAGCGGCCAGGTGGCCGAGCGCCTGGAACTGGGCGCGGTCTCCTGGTGCGTAGATTTTACGTTTGATATGGCGAGCAAGACGGTAACGGCCGTGTGCCTCATCTACACCGGCATGGGCCAGAACACCTATCACATTACCACCCACCCGGCGCTGGCGACAGTGGCCCCCGGCACGTTCCAGCCGCAAGCCTTCCCTGGTAAAACGGCGGAAGTTGTCCCCGCTGCTGTGACGGTAAACGCGCCTCGGCTGCACGTGCTGGAGAATAACGAGAAACGGGAAACCGGCCGTCGCCTGCAAGACGCCCCTGTCATCGTAGACGTCGGTCAGGGCGTCAAAGCCCGCGAAGATTTGGCCCTGGCCGAAGAACTGGCCCAACTTCTCAGCGGGCAGGTGGCTTGCTCGCGCCCTGTTTCTTCAGAGCGCGACTGGTTCCCCGAATGGCTGGGGCTGTCCGGCCTCAAATTGTCGCCCGACCTCTGCCTCACCCTGGGAATCTCCGGCTCCATCCAACACATGATCGGCATCCGCGATTCCAAACTCATCGTCGCGGTCAACAAAGACGAGGGCGCGGGCATCTTCGCCCAGGCCGATTACGGCGTACACGCCGACCTGTATCAATTTGTTCCCGCCCTGATTACGGCAATCAAGGCGCGTTCCATTACAAAGAATTAG
- a CDS encoding 4Fe-4S dicluster domain-containing protein, whose product MSTRELSLDDRLGLDKYEIDEEHSHIQVDQSLCLRCQLRPCLTVCPAAVYVAVDGEIVARYENCLECGTCQIACDTGGQGGITWNPPQGGFGIVFRYG is encoded by the coding sequence ATGAGTACACGCGAACTGAGCCTGGACGACCGTCTGGGGCTGGATAAATACGAAATTGACGAAGAACACAGCCACATTCAGGTGGATCAATCGTTGTGTCTGCGCTGCCAGTTACGGCCATGTCTGACTGTTTGCCCGGCGGCCGTGTACGTGGCCGTAGACGGCGAGATTGTCGCCCGCTACGAGAACTGCCTGGAATGCGGCACCTGCCAGATCGCTTGTGACACGGGCGGACAGGGCGGCATCACCTGGAATCCACCGCAAGGCGGGTTTGGCATTGTGTTTCGCTATGGATAA
- a CDS encoding electron transfer flavoprotein subunit beta/FixA family protein: MKIVACIKYSFDVSEVKVDPATKELRLTGVPQRVGVIDKNVLETAVTLKEATGATVHGLTLAPAGAREAFREAMAMGLDDLTIIDSADLAAAGPAVTAMILATAVQKLGDVTLVVCGEASDDGVSYQIPPRIAERLGWPLLGYARNITLTGETITADRDLDSGMQRVEGNLPLVLTVTQETNTPRRPTLMDALKAKKKPVAVWQVAADLGLTPEQLQARASVTRTAQEGIVIKRKQQMFQGEDMAALANQLLDALVVERVVTE, from the coding sequence ATGAAGATAGTTGCTTGCATTAAGTATTCATTCGACGTGTCGGAAGTGAAGGTCGATCCGGCGACGAAAGAGCTGCGCCTGACCGGTGTGCCGCAGCGGGTGGGCGTGATTGATAAGAATGTGCTGGAAACGGCCGTAACCCTCAAAGAAGCCACCGGCGCGACCGTTCACGGTTTAACGCTTGCTCCAGCCGGCGCGCGCGAAGCCTTCCGTGAAGCGATGGCCATGGGGCTGGACGACCTGACCATCATTGACAGCGCCGATTTGGCCGCCGCTGGCCCGGCGGTGACAGCGATGATTCTGGCAACGGCCGTGCAAAAACTGGGCGACGTCACCCTGGTCGTCTGCGGCGAAGCCAGTGACGACGGCGTAAGCTACCAGATTCCCCCCCGCATAGCCGAGCGCCTGGGCTGGCCGCTGCTCGGCTACGCCCGCAACATCACGCTGACCGGTGAAACCATCACCGCCGACCGCGACCTGGACAGTGGGATGCAGCGGGTTGAAGGTAATTTGCCGCTCGTCCTGACGGTCACACAAGAAACCAACACCCCGCGCCGCCCCACCCTGATGGACGCCCTGAAAGCCAAGAAAAAGCCGGTGGCCGTCTGGCAAGTAGCAGCCGACCTGGGCCTGACGCCGGAACAACTTCAGGCGCGGGCAAGCGTCACCCGCACCGCGCAAGAAGGCATCGTGATCAAACGTAAACAACAGATGTTCCAGGGCGAGGATATGGCCGCGTTAGCCAATCAACTGCTAGACGCTCTGGTGGTCGAACGGGTCGTCACTGAATAG